In Gammaproteobacteria bacterium (ex Lamellibrachia satsuma), a single genomic region encodes these proteins:
- a CDS encoding IS701 family transposase has translation MQAQRKNMERMEEVVAGADDQRLQHMLTESPWDHRAVLDQVALEADQWLGGTADTCLLLDESGLAKKGKHSVGVKRQWNGRQGKVDNCQVGVFAALGKGHLSTLIDERLYLPKEWVSNPARCRKAGIPEVERKHQSKSELALEMVRHQRTLGLRFAWVGADGGYGKDPAFLRGLEAMGETFVVDIHKDQQVYLEDPQPFIPESTTTRGRRRSRLQAQAARLRVDQWLNEQRDSEWQQVVLRDSSKGKLRVEILHHRVWLWDGKEAQAHQWHLIVRREVNSPETIKYTLSNAPEETPSHCLAKMQAQRFWVERSFQDGKSESGLADYQARKWKSWHHHMALVMMAMLFMLEERIVQKDDHPLLSCSDIESLLRAFLPRRDIERDEILRQMTKRHRKRQAAIDSQYRKQTLEQSVAG, from the coding sequence ATGCAAGCGCAGAGAAAGAACATGGAACGCATGGAAGAGGTGGTTGCAGGCGCAGATGATCAGCGTCTCCAGCATATGCTCACCGAGTCCCCGTGGGATCATCGTGCGGTGTTAGACCAAGTGGCGCTGGAAGCCGATCAATGGCTGGGTGGAACCGCGGATACCTGTCTGTTGCTCGATGAGAGTGGCCTTGCCAAGAAGGGTAAACATTCAGTGGGGGTTAAACGCCAATGGAATGGCCGCCAGGGCAAGGTGGATAACTGCCAGGTTGGTGTATTCGCAGCACTGGGTAAAGGGCACTTGTCCACGCTGATAGATGAACGTCTCTATCTACCCAAAGAGTGGGTATCGAACCCGGCTCGCTGTCGCAAGGCGGGTATCCCGGAAGTTGAACGGAAACATCAAAGCAAGTCAGAGTTGGCGCTGGAGATGGTGCGTCATCAGAGGACGCTTGGCCTGCGTTTTGCCTGGGTGGGTGCAGATGGGGGATACGGGAAGGATCCGGCTTTTCTGAGGGGTTTGGAGGCGATGGGTGAAACCTTTGTGGTGGACATCCACAAAGACCAACAGGTCTACCTGGAAGATCCACAGCCGTTCATACCGGAGAGCACGACAACGCGCGGTCGTCGTCGAAGTCGTCTGCAAGCCCAGGCAGCCCGTCTGCGCGTTGACCAGTGGCTCAATGAGCAACGGGACAGCGAGTGGCAGCAAGTGGTATTACGGGATAGCAGCAAGGGCAAACTGCGCGTCGAGATCCTGCATCATCGGGTTTGGCTTTGGGATGGAAAAGAAGCCCAGGCACATCAATGGCACCTGATTGTACGACGAGAGGTCAATTCACCGGAGACGATTAAATACACCTTGTCGAATGCACCGGAAGAAACGCCATCCCATTGTCTTGCAAAGATGCAGGCGCAGCGGTTCTGGGTTGAGCGTTCGTTCCAGGATGGTAAGAGTGAATCAGGTCTTGCTGATTATCAGGCCCGTAAATGGAAATCCTGGCATCACCATATGGCCTTGGTCATGATGGCGATGTTATTCATGCTCGAAGAGCGAATTGTGCAAAAAGATGATCACCCCTTACTCAGTTGTTCAGACATCGAATCGCTATTGCGTGCCTTCCTGCCACGGCGAGATATTGAACGCGATGAAATACTACGGCAAATGACGAAACGGCATCGTAAACGACAAGCGGCTATCGACTCCCAATATCGAAAACAGACGCTGGAACAGTCGGTTGCCGGGTGA
- a CDS encoding tyrosine-type recombinase/integrase → MATNSIPKTPSNGFTDAFLQRVKLKSTDKRYELADKDQRGLRLRVSPSGTRTFVWYYRSGNTTKCHTIGQYPSVSLANARKEVRERKVKLMDGVQPLQAIDGDAPKTVRELGEVFYEKRIVAVRKRPDAVRQILDHDIYPVVGSKRLRSVTLQMLGGVIDTVVARGANTHAGKVLAVLKQMFRWGEGRGFIERSPAYAMSADDYAIRSGQKSRALDTDPHGNPLAKMVEIPALWVALDAAPKLSPAIRYGVKVLLLTGVRSQELRLAKWPDVDLKKSVWTIPVSNQKVNPKQMTSAKPWQVPLSPLAIEQFRKLEYYSINQYVMPGKKDGPLTDKAIGRAVRRLFELKASDGSPILPIEKFSPHDLRRTLRSHLDRLEVPLHISESCLNHSLGKIVQTYATSTYLDERREALQKWSDEVSRGI, encoded by the coding sequence ATGGCTACCAACAGTATACCAAAGACACCCAGTAACGGTTTCACCGATGCCTTTTTGCAACGAGTAAAACTAAAATCTACCGATAAGCGGTATGAATTGGCCGACAAAGACCAACGGGGCTTGCGTCTCCGGGTCTCCCCATCTGGCACCAGAACCTTTGTTTGGTACTACAGAAGTGGCAACACCACCAAATGCCACACCATCGGCCAATATCCAAGTGTCAGCCTGGCCAATGCCCGGAAGGAAGTTCGAGAGCGCAAAGTGAAATTGATGGATGGGGTGCAACCTCTTCAGGCCATCGACGGGGATGCCCCTAAAACGGTTAGAGAGTTGGGCGAGGTATTCTATGAAAAGCGCATAGTCGCGGTTCGCAAACGGCCCGATGCTGTCCGGCAGATACTCGACCACGATATCTATCCTGTTGTCGGCTCAAAGCGGCTGCGCTCTGTCACCTTGCAGATGCTCGGCGGCGTTATCGATACCGTAGTTGCCAGAGGGGCCAACACCCACGCTGGCAAGGTGCTGGCCGTCCTCAAGCAGATGTTCAGATGGGGGGAGGGCAGGGGCTTCATTGAGAGAAGTCCAGCCTATGCGATGAGTGCTGACGATTACGCTATCAGATCCGGGCAGAAAAGCCGGGCACTGGACACAGATCCCCACGGCAACCCATTGGCCAAGATGGTGGAGATACCGGCTCTTTGGGTTGCTCTCGATGCCGCTCCCAAACTTTCTCCCGCAATACGATATGGCGTGAAGGTATTGCTGCTGACCGGCGTACGGTCGCAGGAGTTGCGGCTTGCCAAGTGGCCAGACGTTGACCTGAAAAAAAGTGTTTGGACGATTCCCGTTTCAAATCAAAAAGTGAATCCAAAACAGATGACCAGCGCCAAGCCTTGGCAGGTGCCTCTCTCTCCATTGGCCATTGAGCAGTTCAGGAAGTTGGAGTATTACTCAATCAATCAGTATGTGATGCCTGGAAAGAAGGATGGGCCGCTCACCGATAAAGCAATCGGCCGGGCCGTCCGGCGTTTGTTTGAACTGAAAGCATCTGACGGCTCTCCCATCCTTCCGATTGAGAAGTTCTCTCCACATGACCTACGGCGAACCCTACGCTCCCATCTCGATAGGCTGGAAGTGCCTTTGCACATCAGTGAGTCCTGTCTCAATCATTCGCTGGGCAAGATCGTCCAGACCTATGCCACCAGCACCTATCTGGACGAGAGGCGGGAAGCCTTACAAAAATGGTCTGATGAGGTTTCTAGGGGGATTTAA
- a CDS encoding DUF5610 domain-containing protein: MFSVALNQLDQFRHFQPNFGDFSLAPKTPPQVDVVKGNSDPSDAFTRVQQVLDQRLSGILGSPSQVVPVDRSNNTFDAETVANNVLGFVQNRLKQAEAEGASPDQLESLLKQAKSGIKQGLEDARDALDGMGLLNDSVKSGIKTVKKLIMQGLEQDIKAPTSTDGIQTIEASMGFRQVEKSAFELQIQTQDGDVVTLKFRQSQREQSAVSFHQSDENTAISASYSSSFNSRLSFSVEGDLDNDELTAITDLTNALQGVSESFFDGDIQAAFEQGMNLGYNTDEIVGFSMEMSHSLTSVATTKYHEVSKLDNSEHPQLSGLDRIDNLLDQLSGVLGQAKEIMEDADRSTKDLLQGLLSHHPDSEGFTELLNKNGDEELEDVAVTLVENAGLREED; this comes from the coding sequence ATGTTCAGTGTGGCGCTCAATCAACTTGATCAATTCAGGCATTTCCAGCCAAATTTCGGTGATTTCAGTCTGGCACCAAAAACACCACCCCAAGTCGATGTGGTGAAAGGCAATTCTGACCCATCCGATGCATTCACCCGGGTGCAGCAGGTGCTCGATCAAAGACTCTCGGGAATACTTGGCTCTCCAAGTCAGGTCGTGCCGGTTGATCGTTCCAATAATACATTCGATGCAGAAACTGTTGCCAACAATGTACTGGGATTTGTACAAAACCGATTAAAACAGGCTGAAGCCGAAGGCGCTAGTCCGGATCAGTTGGAATCCCTGCTAAAGCAGGCAAAATCCGGTATCAAGCAAGGTCTGGAGGATGCAAGGGATGCCCTGGATGGAATGGGACTGCTCAATGATTCCGTGAAATCAGGAATCAAAACGGTCAAGAAACTGATTATGCAAGGTCTGGAGCAGGATATAAAAGCACCAACGTCAACAGATGGCATTCAAACGATTGAAGCATCGATGGGTTTTCGACAAGTCGAGAAATCTGCATTTGAGTTACAAATCCAAACCCAGGATGGCGATGTAGTGACTTTGAAGTTTCGGCAGAGTCAACGAGAACAGAGTGCTGTTTCCTTCCATCAGTCGGATGAAAACACAGCCATCAGCGCAAGTTATTCATCGAGCTTTAACAGTCGCCTCTCTTTTTCTGTTGAAGGCGATCTGGACAATGATGAGTTAACAGCCATCACGGATCTCACCAATGCACTTCAGGGGGTGAGCGAGTCATTTTTTGATGGTGATATCCAGGCCGCTTTCGAACAGGGTATGAACCTGGGATACAACACAGATGAAATTGTCGGTTTTTCAATGGAAATGAGTCATAGTCTCACCAGCGTGGCAACCACAAAGTACCATGAAGTCAGCAAGCTGGATAACTCAGAGCACCCTCAACTATCCGGGTTGGATCGTATAGATAATCTGCTGGATCAACTGTCAGGTGTCTTGGGACAGGCCAAAGAAATAATGGAGGATGCTGATCGTTCGACGAAAGATCTGTTGCAGGGGTTATTGTCCCATCATCCCGACTCGGAGGGTTTTACTGAGCTCCTGAATAAGAATGGAGATGAAGAACTGGAAGATGTAGCAGTGACTCTGGTGGAAAATGCAGGACTACGGGAGGAGGATTGA
- a CDS encoding threonine synthase: MNFIETRGNDGQHPAEVSFSAAILSPMSSFGGIYVPETLPQLSIPFLEKHLDADYKTLARAVLGAFEIDIDPAVIDKALATYDDFDDSNNPVPVIKVGDRLFVSELYHGPTRAFKDMALQPFGVVLSDLAQKRGEHYLILAATSGDTGPAALETFKNKPNVKVACLYPDGGTSDVQRLQMVTENAPNLKVIGIKGDFDDAQNALKLLLGSTSFRDKLQEKNTLLSAANSVNFGRIIFQVIYHIHSYLELVRQDAVALGDKVYLDVPSGNFGNALGGYYAMKMGLPVEKILIASNSNNVLTQLINNGKYDLRDRSVVATTSPAMDILKSSNIERILFDLFGAERTKALMQQLDNEKHYELTTEELARLQEIFAADHCDDTEGKNYIQAAFQDGYLMDPHTATCFKTHETSETEPLATIVYSTAEWTKFSPTIANALTGEVDAHDLDALKSIAKEANTAIPAPIEALFGKEITQKTVIEKEDIEQEVLSFL, from the coding sequence ATGAACTTCATCGAAACACGCGGCAACGACGGCCAACACCCGGCAGAGGTGAGCTTTTCTGCTGCCATCCTCAGCCCCATGTCCTCTTTTGGCGGGATCTACGTCCCGGAGACGTTACCTCAACTGAGCATTCCATTTCTGGAAAAACACCTCGATGCCGACTATAAGACTTTGGCTCGGGCTGTTTTGGGGGCCTTTGAGATCGATATCGATCCGGCGGTCATCGACAAGGCGCTAGCGACCTATGACGATTTTGACGATAGTAATAACCCCGTTCCGGTAATCAAGGTCGGGGATAGACTCTTCGTCAGCGAGCTTTACCACGGGCCGACCCGCGCTTTTAAAGATATGGCGCTACAACCCTTCGGCGTAGTGCTTTCCGATCTGGCGCAGAAGCGCGGAGAGCACTATCTGATCCTGGCGGCCACCAGTGGCGACACAGGTCCCGCCGCCCTGGAGACCTTCAAGAACAAGCCCAACGTCAAGGTTGCCTGCCTCTATCCCGACGGCGGCACCTCAGATGTCCAGCGACTGCAGATGGTCACCGAGAATGCGCCCAATCTTAAGGTCATCGGCATCAAGGGAGATTTCGACGATGCCCAGAATGCGCTGAAACTACTGCTTGGTTCGACCAGCTTCAGGGACAAGTTGCAGGAGAAAAATACCCTGCTCTCGGCCGCCAACTCGGTGAATTTCGGCCGTATCATCTTCCAGGTGATCTACCACATCCACAGCTACCTGGAACTGGTCAGGCAGGACGCCGTTGCGCTGGGAGACAAAGTCTATCTTGACGTGCCCAGCGGCAATTTCGGCAATGCGTTGGGGGGCTACTACGCCATGAAGATGGGGCTGCCGGTGGAGAAGATCCTCATCGCCTCAAACAGCAACAATGTCCTGACCCAGCTCATCAATAACGGCAAATACGATCTGCGGGATCGTTCAGTGGTCGCCACCACCTCCCCGGCAATGGATATTCTGAAGTCCTCTAACATCGAGCGGATACTTTTTGATCTCTTCGGAGCGGAACGCACCAAAGCCCTGATGCAGCAACTGGACAACGAGAAACACTACGAACTCACTACGGAAGAACTCGCCCGCCTGCAGGAAATCTTCGCGGCGGATCATTGCGACGATACCGAGGGAAAAAATTACATCCAGGCTGCTTTCCAGGATGGCTACCTGATGGATCCGCACACGGCAACCTGTTTCAAGACCCATGAGACCAGCGAGACAGAGCCGCTGGCAACCATCGTCTACTCAACTGCGGAGTGGACCAAGTTCTCCCCCACCATCGCCAATGCCCTGACAGGTGAAGTCGACGCCCACGACCTCGATGCACTCAAATCCATTGCCAAGGAGGCCAACACGGCGATTCCGGCACCCATCGAAGCGCTTTTCGGCAAAGAAATCACACAGAAGACTGTGATTGAAAAAGAGGATATCGAGCAGGAAGTGCTTTCGTTCCTTTAA
- a CDS encoding dicarboxylate/amino acid:cation symporter yields the protein MSETNQTSLTMKILIAMLGGAVLGVLLNLFVSEEGLLQTYLIDGFLLVVGKIFVASLKMMVVPLVFVSLVGGVTSLSDMSTLGRMSVKAIAFYLFTTAAAITIALSLAVAVGPGEGFDVADKAVEFTGKEAPPLTDVFINLVPSNPIEAMATGNMLQIIVFAILFGIAITLAGERGKHVLRLFNDLDVVIMKMVEVIMKLAPYGVFALLARTFATQGIDLILPLGAYFLTLTAALSIHALGTYPVLLRTFSGLNPLHLLRKMRDPATFAFSTASSGATIPVTMRTVEKRMGVDNSVASFTVPLGATINMDGTAMMQGVATVFIANVYGIDLGIGDYLMVVMTATLASIGTAAVPGVGLVMLTMVLNQVGLPVEGIALIIGIDRLLDMMRTAVNVTGDCTVSCIIAKGEGALDFAVYNDPDAGSVEASTGDLAHPEPTEA from the coding sequence ATGAGCGAAACAAATCAAACCTCCCTGACCATGAAGATTTTGATAGCCATGCTGGGAGGTGCTGTCTTAGGCGTCTTGTTGAACCTGTTTGTCAGTGAGGAGGGGCTGCTGCAGACCTATCTGATAGATGGTTTTTTGCTTGTGGTGGGTAAAATCTTCGTGGCTTCCCTCAAGATGATGGTGGTGCCGCTGGTGTTTGTATCGCTGGTTGGGGGCGTGACATCTCTGAGCGATATGTCGACCTTGGGACGTATGAGCGTCAAGGCGATTGCGTTCTATCTCTTTACCACGGCGGCGGCGATCACCATCGCCCTTTCGCTGGCAGTGGCTGTTGGCCCGGGGGAGGGTTTTGATGTGGCCGACAAGGCGGTTGAGTTTACCGGCAAAGAGGCTCCCCCTCTGACGGATGTGTTCATCAATCTGGTGCCCTCCAACCCCATTGAGGCGATGGCGACGGGCAACATGCTGCAGATCATCGTCTTTGCCATCCTGTTCGGTATCGCCATTACCCTGGCCGGCGAGCGGGGAAAACACGTATTGCGCCTCTTCAATGACCTGGATGTCGTTATCATGAAGATGGTAGAGGTCATCATGAAGCTGGCACCCTATGGTGTGTTTGCCTTGCTTGCCCGTACCTTTGCGACCCAGGGTATTGATCTGATTCTGCCGCTGGGGGCCTATTTTCTGACGTTGACCGCAGCGCTTTCGATCCATGCGCTGGGCACCTACCCGGTGCTGCTGCGCACCTTCTCCGGGCTCAACCCGCTGCACCTGTTGCGCAAGATGCGTGATCCCGCCACGTTTGCCTTTTCCACCGCCTCTTCCGGTGCAACGATTCCAGTGACCATGCGTACCGTGGAGAAGCGCATGGGGGTCGACAATTCTGTAGCCTCTTTCACTGTCCCACTGGGCGCTACAATTAACATGGATGGTACTGCGATGATGCAGGGGGTGGCGACAGTATTTATCGCCAACGTGTATGGTATCGATCTGGGTATTGGTGACTATCTGATGGTGGTGATGACCGCGACCCTTGCCTCAATTGGTACGGCAGCGGTACCCGGCGTGGGACTCGTCATGCTGACCATGGTGCTCAATCAGGTGGGTTTGCCGGTGGAGGGCATCGCCCTGATCATCGGGATCGACAGGCTACTGGATATGATGCGTACCGCGGTCAATGTGACCGGTGACTGTACTGTTTCATGCATCATCGCCAAGGGCGAAGGGGCACTGGATTTTGCGGTTTACAATGATCCTGATGCAGGTTCGGTGGAGGCCTCCACCGGCGACCTGGCGCACCCCGAACCCACTGAGGCCTAG
- a CDS encoding dUTP diphosphatase, with protein sequence MKQKILTMLELQDAMNTKVNSDWRSAGYPWYRAIWTECAEMLDHYGWKWWKHQKPDMEQVHLEIVDIWHFALSDLLIRHDSMEDAMEAALAGLSRPAGGDDFRESIEQMAQETIRTQSADITLFAAMMGLGEMNFDHLFKTYVGKNVLNFFRQDHGYKEGSYIKIWNGREDNEYLAEILSELDPDSASFSEALYQRLEQVYPAG encoded by the coding sequence ATGAAACAGAAAATTCTCACCATGCTTGAACTGCAGGATGCCATGAATACCAAGGTCAACAGCGATTGGCGATCGGCGGGTTATCCCTGGTATCGAGCGATCTGGACCGAATGTGCTGAGATGTTGGACCATTATGGCTGGAAGTGGTGGAAGCATCAGAAGCCGGATATGGAGCAGGTGCATCTGGAGATTGTGGATATCTGGCACTTTGCCTTGAGCGATCTGCTGATACGGCATGATTCGATGGAGGATGCGATGGAGGCAGCACTCGCTGGGCTTTCCCGACCGGCAGGGGGCGATGATTTTCGTGAATCGATTGAACAGATGGCACAGGAGACGATCCGTACCCAGTCTGCTGACATCACCCTGTTCGCGGCCATGATGGGATTAGGGGAGATGAATTTCGATCATCTATTCAAGACCTACGTGGGCAAGAATGTGCTCAATTTTTTTCGTCAGGATCACGGTTATAAAGAGGGTAGTTACATAAAAATCTGGAATGGGCGGGAGGATAACGAATATCTTGCCGAAATCCTCTCAGAGCTGGATCCGGACAGTGCCTCATTCAGCGAAGCGCTCTATCAGCGGTTGGAGCAGGTCTATCCGGCAGGGTAG
- a CDS encoding mechanosensitive ion channel: MKLNLLSSNLKPMLFYMLALMCSAFPAYSAADGTPPSVKEILDSQAEAETSGKQANSPDIPHDKFNRGSPQGTVKGIAAAFDNYNFELATQFMDFRNLPAGIVDDHQELARKLQIIANRTIWVDMERISNNPKGDLDDELPKYREYIATLDTPDGQIPILLQKIPREKGVYVWKVSNKTVAQIPRLYKYYGHGKVGDWFSRQLPSFHFLNMHLWQWVMLLIIVTIAYFTAWGITAGLNLVFWRTDSPIHTRRRHFVARPGRFLLMVLIVRSLFDYIHPSLQARAIYDAGTLMIIAVAWITAGVIGLAFGHLGDRMQASGSNNASLLLRPATTAVKVTVFLFAVIIWLDNMGFEVTTLVAGLGVGSIAVALASKRSLENLIGAITLYTAQPVKVGNFCKFGTTVGTIEEVGLRSTKIRTLTWSNGQVHPS; this comes from the coding sequence ATGAAACTAAACCTGCTGTCTTCCAATCTGAAGCCAATGCTGTTCTACATGTTAGCCTTGATGTGCAGTGCATTCCCGGCCTACTCAGCAGCCGATGGCACGCCTCCTTCAGTCAAGGAAATCCTGGACTCACAGGCAGAAGCGGAAACATCCGGCAAGCAGGCGAATTCACCGGATATCCCTCATGATAAGTTCAACCGAGGCTCGCCACAGGGCACCGTCAAAGGCATAGCCGCGGCCTTCGACAACTATAACTTTGAGTTGGCCACTCAATTTATGGATTTTCGCAACCTCCCTGCGGGCATTGTGGACGACCATCAGGAGCTGGCGCGGAAGCTGCAAATCATTGCCAACCGAACCATCTGGGTGGATATGGAACGGATCAGTAATAATCCCAAGGGGGATCTAGACGACGAGCTGCCAAAATACCGCGAGTATATTGCCACGCTGGACACCCCCGATGGACAGATCCCCATCCTGTTGCAAAAGATACCACGTGAAAAAGGGGTCTATGTCTGGAAAGTCTCCAACAAGACCGTTGCCCAAATACCGAGGCTCTACAAATACTACGGGCATGGAAAGGTTGGAGACTGGTTTTCCAGGCAACTTCCCTCTTTCCATTTTCTCAACATGCATCTTTGGCAATGGGTCATGTTGTTGATCATCGTCACCATCGCCTACTTCACCGCCTGGGGGATAACTGCCGGACTGAATCTCGTATTTTGGCGCACGGACTCCCCTATCCATACAAGGCGAAGACATTTTGTTGCGCGGCCTGGTCGTTTCCTCCTGATGGTCCTGATTGTTCGCTCACTTTTTGATTACATCCATCCATCGCTGCAGGCACGGGCAATCTATGATGCCGGCACTCTTATGATTATTGCAGTCGCCTGGATCACAGCAGGCGTGATTGGTCTGGCTTTTGGGCACCTCGGCGATCGTATGCAGGCAAGCGGCAGTAACAACGCCTCTTTATTGCTGCGGCCTGCCACAACTGCTGTCAAGGTCACTGTCTTTCTCTTTGCTGTAATCATCTGGCTCGACAATATGGGTTTCGAGGTCACTACCCTGGTAGCCGGATTGGGTGTCGGCAGTATCGCCGTCGCACTGGCCTCCAAACGCTCGCTCGAAAACCTGATCGGTGCTATCACCCTTTATACCGCACAACCGGTAAAAGTCGGCAACTTCTGTAAATTTGGGACCACTGTGGGCACCATCGAAGAAGTCGGACTGCGATCCACCAAGATACGTACCTTGACGTGGTCCAATGGACAGGTACACCCCAGTTAA
- a CDS encoding IS3 family transposase (programmed frameshift): protein MKERKKYSKEFKLDAVSLVLEQEYTRREAANSLGINAQMLGRWVKEHQAEDGQAFRGNGKLSSEQEEIRKLKAQVKRLEMEKEILKKGNGILCSRNEVKYSFITQHKNAYPISLQCQVLGVSRNGYYQYQRGLGNRPDRIHQEMLEWVEDIAKSSDYTYGSRRMKKALNVLGYPVSRNKARKLMREANVQARQRRKYKVTTNSNHQQSVFNNLLKREFAVAQPDHVYAADVTYVWTQEGWLYLAVVIDLYSRKVVGWSMSSRMKAKLVCDALQMAIWRRRPKGGLIHHSDRGSQYASKAFRRLLKAHDINGSMSRKGDCWDNAVVESFFGSLKQERVHWRSYQTRYEAQQDILEYISMFYNSTRLHSYLDYMSPNDFEQQMMAQKKAA, encoded by the exons ATGAAAGAACGAAAGAAATATTCGAAGGAATTCAAGCTAGACGCGGTCAGTCTGGTTCTTGAGCAGGAATATACTCGAAGGGAAGCAGCAAACAGTCTGGGCATCAATGCCCAAATGCTGGGGCGCTGGGTGAAAGAACATCAGGCAGAAGATGGGCAGGCATTTCGAGGCAATGGCAAGTTGAGTTCTGAACAGGAAGAAATCAGGAAGCTCAAGGCTCAGGTTAAACGCCTTGAGATGGAGAAAGAAATCTTAAAAAAAG GCAACGGTATTCTTTGCAGCAGAAACGAAGTGAAATATTCGTTCATCACCCAGCATAAGAATGCCTATCCAATCAGCTTGCAATGTCAGGTTTTGGGTGTGAGTCGTAATGGTTACTACCAGTATCAAAGGGGCTTGGGTAACAGGCCAGACCGAATACATCAGGAGATGCTGGAGTGGGTTGAGGATATCGCCAAGAGTTCAGACTACACTTATGGCAGTCGCAGAATGAAAAAAGCCTTGAATGTCCTGGGCTATCCGGTGAGTCGGAATAAGGCAAGGAAGTTAATGCGTGAAGCCAATGTACAGGCGCGTCAGCGCAGGAAATATAAGGTTACGACAAACAGTAACCACCAGCAGTCGGTTTTTAACAACCTGCTCAAGCGAGAGTTTGCTGTGGCCCAGCCCGATCATGTCTATGCGGCGGACGTGACTTATGTATGGACCCAGGAAGGCTGGTTATACCTGGCGGTAGTGATAGACCTGTATTCACGTAAAGTGGTCGGCTGGAGCATGAGTTCCCGGATGAAGGCAAAGCTGGTCTGTGATGCATTGCAAATGGCGATCTGGCGACGTCGACCGAAGGGCGGATTGATTCACCACTCAGATCGTGGTTCTCAATATGCCAGCAAGGCTTTTCGGCGGTTACTCAAAGCCCATGATATCAATGGCAGTATGAGCAGGAAGGGTGACTGCTGGGATAATGCTGTAGTGGAAAGCTTCTTTGGCAGCCTCAAGCAGGAACGGGTGCATTGGAGAAGCTACCAGACACGTTACGAAGCCCAGCAGGACATATTGGAATATATTTCCATGTTTTATAATAGTACGCGGCTGCATTCATACCTGGATTATATGAGTCCGAATGATTTTGAGCAGCAAATGATGGCGCAGAAAAAAGCGGCTTAA
- a CDS encoding mechanosensitive ion channel, translating into MLDHVTLTRTIVTIPNAIFVDMELENFSEIDQRPFHRRIHLRLDTTPDQLRYILIELQQMLYSHQGLDAESASARLMEIGEYAIDIEVRVNTIATERAEFLKIAEDIQLRMLDIVKQAGADLTTPNQSLLVETEPDSSSQRQTEAEKTVSRWRDANELNLPEFPDEVREKLRDSLDYPPKESAVFKESRKGA; encoded by the coding sequence ATCCTTGACCACGTCACCTTAACCCGCACGATCGTCACCATACCTAATGCGATTTTTGTTGATATGGAGCTGGAAAATTTCAGTGAAATTGACCAACGCCCCTTCCACCGTAGAATCCACCTGCGCCTCGATACCACACCGGATCAGTTGCGATATATCCTGATAGAACTGCAGCAGATGCTCTATTCCCATCAGGGGCTTGATGCCGAATCAGCTTCCGCCCGTCTAATGGAGATTGGGGAGTACGCCATCGACATTGAGGTACGCGTCAATACCATTGCAACGGAACGTGCAGAGTTCCTGAAGATCGCTGAAGATATCCAACTACGGATGCTTGATATCGTCAAGCAAGCGGGGGCTGATCTGACCACACCCAACCAGTCCCTGCTCGTAGAGACAGAACCGGATTCCAGTTCACAACGGCAAACAGAGGCAGAAAAAACAGTTTCTCGTTGGCGGGATGCCAATGAACTCAATCTGCCCGAATTTCCCGATGAAGTTCGCGAAAAACTGCGGGATAGCCTGGACTATCCACCAAAAGAATCAGCAGTTTTCAAGGAATCCAGGAAAGGTGCCTGA